A window of Helianthus annuus cultivar XRQ/B unplaced genomic scaffold, HanXRQr2.0-SUNRISE HanXRQChr00c080, whole genome shotgun sequence contains these coding sequences:
- the LOC110901194 gene encoding uncharacterized protein LOC110901194, with protein sequence MNLDKSWTKITNKVDPKFTRGAIAFSKWAERYADTEGRIHCPCRNCVNARRHVPDVVADHIIQYGFEPTYNVWIYHGEHLPGYETDKDETNSEFEESDNDSNDGVGELLDDAFPTGGNTEAGNFRDGVDQRNNPNVEKLFVDMMKPLYPGCDEFSVLGFLLELMNVKVTCKMTNVSMDMILNLLSRAFKDANLPKNHYEAKKYLRTLGLGYESIHACKYDCALFWKENANLQTCPVCSTSRCEENSKGRKKPVKVLHYFPITSRLKRLYASRHTAKEMLWHDQYRTKEEGVLRHPADGKAWEHFDTTFPNFANDPRNVRLGLASDGVNPFGAKSLSYSMWPVVLIPYNMPPWKSMVDASFMLALLIPGKDSPGKDIDVFLRPLIDELKLLWDTGVETYDCESKQTFNMRAALLWTINDFPAYGYLSGWSTSGYKACPICNEDASSIYIRDKIAFVGHRRFLPHDHSWRKARDFNGQKETRLAPKPVNGDDCLRQLEHLTIHQHGKHKAHGAKKRKQNPHDLNWSKRSIFFELPYWPKLLIRHNIDVMHVEKNVCENVLGTLLNIEGKTKDTDKARLDLEDMNIRKELHLVRKNDHWVKPHASYVLTRDERKQFCNLLSSVRFPDGYAGNLAKNVNVEDGKVYGLKSHDCHVLIQRIIPIAIRPFMTKQIHDAIVELSQFFRKLTEVTLHVTELEALQENIVKILCKLEQIFPPSFFTVMMHLCVHLP encoded by the coding sequence ATGAATTTGGATAAGAGCTGGACTAAAATCACTAATAAAGTAGATCCAAAGTTTACAAGAGGAGCCATAGCTTTTTCAAAATGGGCTGAAAGATATGCTGATACTGAAGGTCGGATACATTGTCCATGTAGAAATTGTGTGAATGCAAGAAGACATGTTCCTGATGTTGTTGCTGATCATATCATACAATATGGTTTTGAACCAACATATAATGTATGGATATATCATGGTGAACATCTGCCAGGTTATGAAACAGACAAAGACGAAACAAATAGTGAGTTTGAAGAAAGTGATAACGACTCAAATGACGGTGTTGGTGAGTTACTTGATGATGCTTTTCCTACGGGTGGCAATACCGAAGCCGGAAACTTTAGGGACGGTGTTGATCAGCGTAATAACCCAAATGTGGAGAAGTTATTTGTCGATATGATGAAGCCTTTATACCCAGGGTGTGATGAGTTTTCTGTACTAGGCTTTTTATTGGAGTTGATGAATGTCAAGGTAACATGTAAAATGACAAATGTGTCAATGGATATGATTCTGAATTTACTTAGTCGGGCTTTCAAGGACGCAAACTTGCCGAAGAACCATTATGAAGCGAAAAAGTATTTACGTACTCTTGGACTTGGATACGAATCTATCCATGCGTGTAAATATGATTGTGCATTATTTTGGAAAGAAAATGCAAATTTACAAACTTGTCCTGTGTGTAGCACTAGTCGTTGTGAAGAAAATAGTAAAGGGAGGAAGAAGCCGGTAAAAGTCTTGCATTACTTTCCCATCACAAGTAGACTTAAGCGTTTATATGCCTCGAGACACACTGCTAAGGAAATGTTATGGCACGATCAATACAGAACCAAAGAGGAGGGGGTTCTTAGGCATCCGGCTGACGGAAAGGCATGGGAACACTTTGATACAACGTTTCCTAATTTTGCAAATGATCCTAGAAATGTTCGCCTTGGGCTTGCAAGTGATGGTGTCAATCCTTTCGGTGCAAAGAGTCTTTCATATAGTATGTGGCCTGTTGTGCTCATACCATACAATATGCCTCCTTGGAAGTCTATGGTCGATGCTTCATTTATGTTAGCATTGTTGATTCCTGGAAAAGATTCACCAGGAAAGGATATTGATGTATTTTTACGTCCGCTTATAGATGAGTTGAAACTTCTGTGGGATACGGGTGTTGAAACATATGATTGCGAATCAAAACAGACATTCAACATGCGTGCTGCACTTCTGTGGACAATTAATGATTTTCCTGCGTATGGTTACCTGTCCGGATGGAGCACGAGTGGATACAAGGCATGCCCAATATGCAATGAAGATGCAAGTAGTATATATATACGAGATAAAATAGCATTTGTAGGCCATAGGAGATTTCTCCCACACGATCACTCTTGGAGGAAAGCACGAGATTTCAATGGACAAAAAGAGACTAGGCTTGCACCTAAACCTGTCAATGGAGATGATTGCTTACGTCAGTTAGAACATCTTACTATACATCAGCATGGAAAACATAAGGCTCATGGAGCTAAAAAAAGAAAACAGAACCCACACGATTTAAACTGGTCAAAGAGAAGCATCTTCTTCGAACTCCCATATTGGCCTAAGTTGTTGATTCGTCATAACATTGACGTGATGCATGTTGAAAAAAATGTGTGTGAGAACGTGTTAGGAACCCTCTTAAACATAGAAGGAAAGACGAAAGACACTGACAAAGCCCGGCTAGATTTGGAAGATATGAACATACGTAAAGAGCTTCACTTGGTGAGGAAGAATGATCATTGGGTTAAACCACATGCTTCGTACGTTTTAACTCGCGATGAGAGAAAACAATTTTGCAATTTACTTAGCTCAGTGCGTTTTCCAGATGGGTATGCTGGAAATTTAGCTAAAAATGTAAATGTTGAGGACGGTAAGGTATATGGGCTTAAATCACATGATTGTCACGTCTTGATACAACGCATCATTCCTATTGCAATTCGTCCCTTTATGACAAAACAAATTCACGATGCGATAGTGGAGCTGTCTCAATTTTTCAGGAAACTTACTGAAGTCACATTACACGTCACAGAGTTGGAAGCGTTACAAGAAAACATAGTCAAGATTCTGTGCAAGCTTGAACAAATATTTCCCCCGTCATTTTTTACGGTTATGATGCATTTGTGTGTACATCTTCCTTAA
- the LOC110908022 gene encoding uncharacterized protein LOC110908022, whose amino-acid sequence MYPIERYLGHLKKYVGNKAKPEGSIAEGYVVEEAITFCSHYLRGVESKLDKRDRNVDKTSSDARSFALDIFRLNGRGIGKKEVHMLPTNLMKKAIWFIFNNCQEVQPYLEEHLQILQNQHPESSDFSEMQQSTFPDWFAKRVREMYVLNPSQINEELYALSCLPDNRVSSQRGYIVNGVKFLVKSSDDCRQTQNCGVTVPGVHNDIEDDYYGYLDEVIELSFIRGYRIILFKCTWFDTDRRRKHVIFEPHFISIDTSRHAYKDDPFILANQAKQVFYINDILKPNSQWKIIERITHRHLWDIPENQNAEDMLEDVNLHREDVEDEIIETVDVQHHSDGTIDGFITDEIDDSDHSMEDFGSETNLDESDADKPNNEIENDESDNDD is encoded by the exons ATGTATCCGATCGAAAGATACCTTGGCCATTTAAAGAAATATGTTGGAAACAAAGCAAAACCCGAAGGCTCGATAGCAGAAGGTTATGTTGTTGAGGAAGCTATAACATTTTGTTCACACTATTTACGAGGTGTTGAATCAAAGTTGGATAAACGTGATAGAAATGTTGACAAAACCTCTAGTGATGCTCGAAGCTTTGCGTTAGATATTTTTAGATTGAATGGTCGAGGTATTGGAAAGAAAGAAGTTCACATGCTTCCTACTAATCTTATGAAGAAAGCAATATGGTTTATCTTCAACAATTGTCAAGAGGTTCAACCGTACTTaga GGAACACTTACAAATTTTACAAAATCAACATCCGGAATCATCAGATTTTTCTGAGATGCAACAGTCTACATTCCCGGATTGGTTTGCAAAACGA GTTCGAGAGATGTATGTGCTAAATCCATCTCAAATTAATGAGGAGTTATATGCACTGTCTTGCCTTCCTGATAATCGAGTTTCGTCACAAAGGGGATACATAGTGAATGGAGTAAAATTTTTAGTTAAGTCAAGCGATGACTGCAGACAAACACAAAATTGTGGAGTTACGGTACCGGGCGTTCATAATGATATCGAGGACGATTACTATGGATACCTTGATGAAGTCATTGAATTGTCATTCATAAGAGGTTATCGTATTATTTTATTCAAATGCACATGGTTTGATACTGATCGACGAAGAAAGCACGTGATATTTGAACCTCATTTCATAAGCATAGACACGTCCCGACATGCTTATAAGGATGATCCTTTCATTTTAGCAAACCAGGCAAAACAAGTGTTTTATATAAATGATATACTTAAACCGAATTCACAATGGAAAATCATTGAAAGAATTACCCATAGGCACTTGTGGGATATTCCAGAAAATCAGAATGCAGAAGACATGTTAGAAGATGTCAACCTTCATCGTGAAGATGTTGAAGATGAAATTATTGAAACTGTTGATGTTCAACATCATTCTGATGGCACTATAGATGGTTTTATTACTGATGAGATAGATGATTCTGATCATAGCATGGAAGATTTTGGTTCAGAGACAAATTTGGATGAGTCAGATGCTGATAAGCCCaataatgaaattgaaaatgatgAGTCAGACAATGATGATTGA